One window of the Runella slithyformis DSM 19594 genome contains the following:
- a CDS encoding enolase C-terminal domain-like protein, translated as MNKIDVSRRETVKKIGLGGSAGLLGLFGGISNAQAREEKETPWYAKAMKPVKITGVRAIATAPQGSNLIVVKVETSEPGLYGLGCATFTQRAATVIVAINTYLNEFCVGKDVDNIEDMWQAAYVSSYWRNGPVLNNALSGLDQALWDIKGKRAGMPLYQLLGGKVRFAIPCYTHANGNTPEATVESVKSIMERGFKYIRIQQGGYGAVGSTEQKPDFKAAGFGGEGDNYMNERTYLKSIPKLFEAVRKGCGDDIELLHDIHERVQPMDAINMIKKLEEYRPFFIEDPFSPENMKWFKQLRTSTSVPIAMGELFNNINEFVEPMVNQWFDYIRIHVSQIGGITPAMKVARLGEWFNIKTAWHGPGDVSPVGHSAHAHIDLAVWNFGIQEAVSFNEKTLSVFSGCPTMKDGYMSVNEVPGIGVDINEKEAAKYPITTKSNWQVRKFDGTIIRP; from the coding sequence ATGAACAAAATAGATGTAAGCCGCCGCGAAACCGTGAAGAAGATCGGTTTGGGCGGCTCGGCCGGACTGCTGGGCCTTTTTGGGGGGATATCCAACGCGCAGGCACGGGAAGAGAAGGAAACTCCGTGGTACGCCAAAGCAATGAAGCCTGTCAAAATTACAGGAGTGAGGGCCATAGCGACGGCACCCCAGGGCTCCAATCTCATCGTGGTAAAAGTCGAAACTTCCGAGCCGGGCCTGTATGGGTTGGGCTGCGCTACTTTTACCCAACGGGCCGCTACCGTGATCGTTGCCATCAATACGTACCTTAATGAATTTTGTGTCGGCAAAGACGTAGACAATATCGAGGACATGTGGCAGGCTGCCTACGTAAGTTCGTATTGGCGCAACGGGCCCGTGTTGAACAACGCCCTCAGCGGTTTGGATCAGGCACTATGGGATATCAAAGGAAAACGGGCAGGTATGCCGCTGTATCAATTGCTCGGCGGGAAAGTCCGTTTTGCCATTCCCTGCTATACACACGCCAACGGCAATACTCCGGAGGCTACGGTCGAGAGTGTAAAAAGCATCATGGAACGCGGATTCAAATACATCCGTATTCAGCAGGGAGGCTACGGTGCCGTGGGCAGTACTGAGCAGAAACCCGATTTTAAAGCGGCGGGTTTCGGAGGAGAAGGTGATAACTACATGAATGAACGCACTTACCTTAAATCCATTCCTAAGTTGTTTGAAGCCGTGCGAAAAGGCTGCGGTGATGATATCGAACTGCTGCACGATATTCACGAGCGGGTACAGCCCATGGATGCCATCAACATGATCAAAAAACTGGAAGAGTACCGTCCGTTCTTCATCGAAGACCCTTTTTCGCCCGAGAATATGAAATGGTTTAAACAACTGCGTACCAGCACATCGGTGCCGATCGCGATGGGAGAGCTGTTCAATAACATCAATGAGTTTGTGGAGCCGATGGTCAACCAATGGTTTGACTACATCCGCATCCACGTTTCGCAGATCGGCGGCATTACCCCCGCCATGAAAGTGGCACGGCTGGGTGAATGGTTCAACATCAAAACGGCCTGGCACGGTCCGGGCGATGTGTCGCCGGTAGGACATTCGGCCCATGCCCACATTGACCTGGCTGTCTGGAATTTCGGAATTCAGGAAGCGGTGTCGTTTAACGAAAAAACACTGTCGGTATTTTCAGGATGCCCTACCATGAAAGACGGCTACATGTCGGTCAACGAAGTGCCCGGCATCGGCGTCGATATCAACGAAAAAGAAGCCGCCAAATACCCCATTACCACCAAATCCAACTGGCAGGTACGGAAGTTCGACGGAACGATTATTAGACCCTAG
- a CDS encoding NAD(P)H-dependent oxidoreductase produces MSLLENLQWRYATKKMNGEKVPQEQIDYILEAIRLSPSSSGLQPYEILVITNQELKEKIRPIAFDQSQITDASHVLVFAAWDNYTEQRINDFFKRSNAERGLPDSTTDAYRTRLLTMTAVKSAEQNFAHTAKQSAIALSIAMLAAAEQKVDATPMEGFNAEALDELLGLPEKGLKSTAILPLGYRDEANDWLAKLKKVRAPKELLYTHLN; encoded by the coding sequence ATGAGCTTGCTAGAAAATTTGCAATGGCGCTATGCCACCAAGAAAATGAACGGCGAAAAAGTTCCGCAGGAACAAATTGACTATATCCTGGAAGCCATACGATTGTCGCCTTCTTCATCGGGTCTGCAACCGTACGAAATCCTGGTCATTACCAATCAGGAATTGAAAGAAAAGATACGCCCCATTGCCTTTGACCAAAGCCAAATCACCGATGCTTCCCATGTATTGGTGTTTGCAGCATGGGACAATTATACCGAACAACGCATCAATGATTTCTTTAAACGCTCGAATGCGGAGCGAGGTCTGCCCGACAGTACCACCGATGCCTATCGCACGCGTTTACTGACGATGACTGCTGTCAAAAGTGCTGAACAGAATTTTGCCCATACGGCCAAGCAATCCGCGATTGCCCTGAGCATTGCGATGCTTGCCGCTGCCGAGCAAAAGGTAGATGCCACGCCAATGGAGGGATTCAACGCCGAAGCGTTGGATGAACTTTTGGGCCTGCCGGAAAAAGGATTAAAAAGCACCGCTATTTTGCCTTTGGGCTACCGCGATGAAGCCAACGACTGGTTGGCAAAACTCAAAAAGGTAAGAGCCCCCAAAGAGTTGCTGTATACTCATTTGAATTAA
- a CDS encoding N-(5'-phosphoribosyl)anthranilate isomerase, protein MLKTIVKISNVTNLSDARYCAGMGVEMLGFSIDETSDAFVELKRFQDIRSWVAGVQIVAETDSLEAESLLEKLHRYQPDVIQVSHAELLPWLKSETSKALILRVEADQDADTIEEIMAYNVTYATYFLLESSSNAAFDGDWPAFLNTLAGRFSILLGFGITTQNADFLLDDVTIAGIALRGSEEIRPGYKEFGELMDVLEVLEEE, encoded by the coding sequence ATGTTAAAAACCATTGTAAAGATAAGTAACGTAACCAACCTTTCGGATGCCCGTTATTGTGCAGGCATGGGTGTGGAGATGCTGGGGTTTTCGATTGATGAAACAAGCGATGCGTTTGTCGAGCTTAAGCGTTTTCAGGATATACGTTCGTGGGTGGCGGGGGTGCAGATCGTGGCCGAGACCGACTCGTTGGAGGCAGAATCATTGTTGGAAAAATTGCATCGGTACCAACCCGACGTGATTCAGGTCAGTCATGCCGAATTGTTGCCCTGGCTGAAAAGTGAAACCAGTAAAGCCCTTATTCTCAGAGTGGAAGCCGATCAGGATGCCGACACCATTGAGGAAATTATGGCCTATAATGTTACTTATGCTACTTATTTTTTGCTCGAATCAAGTTCCAATGCCGCTTTTGACGGCGATTGGCCCGCTTTTCTCAATACCTTAGCCGGTCGTTTTTCCATTTTATTAGGCTTCGGCATCACCACCCAAAATGCGGACTTTTTATTGGATGATGTAACCATCGCCGGCATTGCCCTGCGCGGCAGTGAGGAAATCCGGCCCGGCTATAAAGAATTCGGGGAATTGATGGATGTGTTGGAAGTATTGGAGGAAGAATAA
- a CDS encoding SdrD B-like domain-containing protein: protein MKKLLYFLFFALPFCGLAQTLQLEATSNKPDILTGETLTYTFKYTCSSTTSACTNVTLVAGAPSGIVFPAQTIALTADILSYSISPDSRTINFIFKESLAAGSTGIITVTGQGEFGLADGTTATLTAELKSGATVGSSKTIVTTLHSTNKFCASKSNGVGLLPGGITTYQISMGYQSNGYSTSGIGVTSVTNISLVDQLPMGAIIESVTLDESFNAPGFVPAPAGTCVIDNANSRFTCTFPADYLKVQSNFTPIPKINVAVRYPEGLFTAPNPVTNSVVFKYTPLGGSEITLSNGDSRTYADGVTYPATGSLTCPARLSVTDNLASPILKLETKKWKPVNSLKLGQTSYFSLPVFNRGNVALENVVVEDIIPSEITVITVNPAKFINIDAGSVVYEAKTVNNPTYTPIVFTPNYWQIPEGDRLTHIRMTIPSMPPNSGTSEDYEGIQLNYRVNDDAVAPGSFQNCMTSTTTTAGVDLLTANSCVTITLLPKDQFSNISVDKRVVKSPMSLDNFFYSPAVSGDIAWMFIQAGNDLGGQPLSNPVVMDLLPLGLLYENDIQYAAGTPAPSVTDVIPNYNGTGRTLIRLKWNTPLESGGILKFSIKTKISNQLPGGDPGTVPNWTRQPYLDGPGLKNTAFFTGSSPSQCLIPEYESIGSVAAKDIYDLDGDGSTADTLCYDTGGAAVASSASMESVKWVKGECDTTYSKFPDFGSTMPGGLANYKLIVKNNGNVSTKAIEIFDILPYIGDTGVKDLTPRETAWRPNLVTPIATPTGVTVFYTTVQNPCRPDYVTGGPAGCNPPNWTTVLPSDPTTVQGLKFDFGTKVLKPGDEIELTWDMRAPTNAPTNNEIAWNSFGFKATRADNNDPFLPAEPNKVGIKVKPIVPGAYGDFVWIDTNKNGIQDAGEPGIDGVRVELRRDNGDGIADPKNDELVSFTSTGNGGRYLFPNLKPDNYFAVFFVPAGYSSSPANVATPGDSLDSDGIATICNGNRVTVTGITDIAALETDLRWDQGVFVDKAALGNYVWFDQNQNNIQDESTTNGVNGVIVCLYRDVNNNGTAEPDAADGVPVARDTTGSDIYGRPGYYLFENLEPGKYFVKFKLATGQTFTTNSGTVNGSSDPSDSDPNATTGVTEVTDLTAGEVDLTWDAGIIIQTGPYNLGNFVWSDINNNGKADPFEPGINGVSVILYEDRNNNSKPDPDEYVTSTTTTTVTGIVGTYTFTNLPGGNYIVQIPDANFLGPLKDFVSSTGNDPAPDPDDNIENDDNGSAVTGCGIISKPITLANNAEPLDGGITNYSVDFGFYKCTKPNYKMEVIQPTCAGGKGSILLGPGTGGDKVAFTTGDITTIPTYANATLVSSLAGGVIVGNISNPASDVTYLVRIYNGEDGCYKDFMFTIKPLICCTKPVAVATPKTQTICVGGTITSYTTTPSAGIEYQWYGPLADTTGSLGTAISGQTLAAYTPTGAALTSAGTKYYAVIVNTTGDITCADTAFVQLIVNAKPNIADGTAAICAGESVDLTSKITNYAALLSPVWTVATAGGTAVTAPTAVKPTATTTYVLVAQNASGCKDTANVVVTVNPKPNAGKDTTMACVNPATNTLATSITLAPTPSGGTFTQIGTTPATATINGNAVTNMTVAGTYQFVYTTASGCKDTIAVTVQPCTGCVKPDAGPDAPAVCQPVTTAKLTAVTAGGTWAAQSGNPATASIDAAGNITGLSAAGTYKFIYSVTGGGIICTDTAQVVVNAKPNIADGTAAICAGESVDLTSKITNYAALLSPVWTVATAGGTAVTAPTAVKPTATTTYVLVAQNASGCKDTANVVVTVNPKPTITVANGFPACRQNGTAYTIKFVATGGTVTTVPGLTVTGDSIANIPLTTASVKLIITGTGGCKDSIIVTAPVCNQPVGSIGDLIWKDANDNGLQDLLTEKGVAGVKVNLYAAAAGTKTGAVLQTKTTGTDGLYLFTGLLAGDYIVEIDKTSLKDTCVITAKQNVGNDDTKDSDFNPTSGLSQVITLAPVFNPTTPSDILKTNNLTVDAGLVVPCIKSKVTVTAGPVCSADVQTYSLSFSVSNKVGTVKVNNGVLTGTNPYTVTGIPSGTSVKITDSLSAVCKFDTLITGPNCNCNPPLPVLVTPTLTACIGDTFPTIKTTVVGLATVEWFTQPTGGTAVFTGLNFKPTGLVTAGGAVFYAQARSTDPACPAAISTSRVMATVNAQNCTVTIDLALKKAISKKIAQLGDELTYTLKVFNQQNTAATGVEVTDSLATTVQFVTGSFTASRGSATITGNVIKWTIGDIAANAGTNGDTVTLVYKVKAILPGIHLNTAEISKTNEKDIDSTPGNGKAGEDDIESQCFTVPIKLCPSEKVQASVPENLTNVQWFRNGETTPIASGNTVLLTQVGTYTFTATNQTCPANGCCPVIIEPGANCCPEDLCIPFTVKKLKKN from the coding sequence ATGAAGAAGTTACTTTACTTTCTATTTTTTGCTTTACCATTTTGTGGTCTGGCTCAAACGCTTCAACTTGAAGCCACTTCCAACAAGCCGGATATTTTGACGGGAGAGACCCTTACATACACTTTTAAATATACCTGTTCCAGTACCACCTCTGCCTGTACCAATGTTACGTTGGTAGCAGGCGCCCCAAGCGGTATTGTATTTCCTGCGCAAACCATTGCATTAACAGCGGATATTTTGAGTTACAGCATATCACCCGACAGCAGGACCATTAATTTTATCTTCAAAGAGTCTTTGGCCGCCGGCAGTACGGGTATCATTACGGTGACAGGCCAAGGGGAATTTGGCCTTGCAGACGGTACAACGGCGACGCTTACCGCCGAATTAAAATCGGGTGCGACGGTGGGAAGTTCTAAAACGATAGTTACAACACTCCATTCCACCAATAAGTTTTGCGCCAGTAAAAGTAACGGAGTTGGTTTATTGCCCGGAGGGATAACTACCTATCAAATCAGCATGGGGTACCAAAGTAACGGGTATTCAACGAGTGGTATCGGAGTAACAAGTGTTACCAATATTTCGTTGGTAGATCAACTGCCAATGGGAGCAATTATTGAATCCGTTACGCTGGACGAATCATTCAATGCTCCCGGATTTGTGCCGGCCCCTGCCGGTACCTGTGTCATTGACAACGCCAATTCAAGATTCACCTGCACTTTTCCTGCTGATTATTTAAAGGTACAGAGCAATTTTACCCCCATACCAAAAATAAATGTAGCTGTCAGGTATCCGGAGGGCCTTTTTACCGCCCCCAACCCGGTAACTAACAGCGTAGTATTTAAATATACTCCCCTGGGAGGTAGCGAAATTACTCTATCCAACGGCGACTCTCGTACCTATGCCGACGGGGTAACCTACCCTGCCACCGGCTCTCTAACCTGTCCGGCTAGATTATCTGTTACGGATAATTTAGCCAGTCCAATCCTGAAATTAGAAACAAAAAAATGGAAACCTGTCAATAGCCTTAAATTGGGGCAGACTTCCTATTTTTCTTTGCCGGTCTTCAATCGAGGCAACGTAGCTTTAGAAAATGTGGTAGTGGAAGATATTATACCATCAGAGATTACGGTAATAACGGTAAATCCTGCAAAGTTTATTAATATAGATGCAGGCTCGGTTGTATACGAGGCAAAAACAGTTAATAATCCTACCTACACACCGATCGTTTTTACTCCCAATTATTGGCAGATACCGGAAGGGGATCGCCTTACACATATTCGAATGACCATTCCGTCTATGCCGCCCAATTCCGGAACATCCGAAGATTACGAGGGTATTCAGTTGAACTACCGAGTCAATGATGATGCAGTGGCTCCGGGTTCCTTTCAAAACTGTATGACAAGTACCACCACCACCGCAGGTGTGGATCTTCTTACCGCCAACAGTTGTGTAACAATAACTCTACTCCCTAAAGATCAGTTCAGTAATATTTCGGTGGATAAGCGGGTCGTTAAATCACCGATGAGTCTTGATAATTTTTTTTATTCGCCTGCTGTAAGCGGTGATATTGCCTGGATGTTTATACAGGCAGGAAATGATTTAGGTGGACAGCCGCTGTCCAATCCCGTAGTGATGGACCTATTACCTCTGGGACTTTTGTACGAAAATGACATTCAGTATGCTGCCGGAACACCTGCTCCGAGCGTGACGGATGTTATCCCTAACTATAACGGTACGGGCCGAACCCTGATCCGACTCAAATGGAATACCCCGTTGGAATCCGGAGGGATCCTTAAATTCAGCATTAAAACAAAGATCAGCAATCAGTTGCCCGGAGGCGATCCCGGTACGGTGCCCAACTGGACTCGGCAGCCTTATCTCGATGGCCCGGGCTTAAAAAATACCGCCTTTTTTACCGGTAGCTCGCCATCTCAATGCTTAATTCCGGAATATGAGTCTATTGGCAGTGTAGCTGCCAAAGATATATATGACTTAGATGGAGATGGTTCTACGGCTGATACCCTCTGTTATGATACCGGCGGTGCAGCTGTAGCCAGTTCGGCTTCTATGGAGTCGGTGAAATGGGTGAAAGGGGAGTGTGATACGACCTATTCTAAGTTTCCTGATTTTGGATCTACCATGCCCGGAGGTTTAGCCAACTATAAATTGATTGTCAAAAACAATGGTAACGTATCTACCAAGGCAATCGAAATCTTCGACATTTTGCCTTATATCGGTGATACAGGGGTTAAAGACCTGACGCCTCGCGAAACCGCATGGAGACCGAACTTAGTCACCCCCATTGCCACGCCAACAGGCGTAACGGTATTTTATACTACGGTGCAAAATCCCTGCCGACCCGACTATGTGACCGGTGGTCCGGCGGGCTGTAATCCACCCAATTGGACAACCGTGTTGCCCTCAGACCCAACCACGGTACAGGGCCTGAAGTTTGACTTTGGTACAAAAGTGTTGAAGCCAGGCGATGAAATAGAACTCACCTGGGACATGCGTGCTCCTACCAATGCACCAACCAACAACGAAATAGCTTGGAACTCATTTGGTTTTAAGGCAACTCGTGCCGACAACAATGACCCCTTCTTACCGGCAGAACCCAATAAAGTAGGTATCAAAGTAAAACCAATCGTACCCGGCGCTTACGGTGACTTTGTCTGGATAGATACCAATAAAAACGGCATTCAGGATGCCGGTGAACCGGGGATTGACGGGGTAAGAGTAGAGCTGCGCCGAGACAATGGTGACGGAATCGCTGACCCCAAAAATGATGAATTGGTAAGCTTTACTTCAACGGGCAATGGAGGCCGCTACCTGTTTCCTAATTTGAAACCGGATAATTATTTTGCCGTTTTCTTTGTACCCGCAGGCTATAGCTCTTCACCGGCCAATGTCGCAACTCCCGGTGACAGCTTAGATTCGGATGGGATAGCCACAATTTGTAATGGAAATCGGGTTACTGTAACAGGGATAACCGACATTGCAGCTCTCGAAACCGACCTGCGTTGGGATCAGGGCGTATTTGTCGACAAAGCCGCTTTGGGTAATTATGTGTGGTTTGATCAAAATCAAAATAACATCCAGGACGAATCGACTACCAACGGTGTCAATGGTGTCATTGTATGCTTGTATAGAGATGTAAATAACAACGGAACAGCGGAACCCGATGCTGCCGACGGAGTACCCGTAGCGAGAGATACAACGGGTAGCGATATTTACGGTCGCCCGGGCTACTACCTCTTTGAAAACCTTGAACCCGGTAAATATTTTGTCAAATTCAAATTGGCCACAGGACAGACTTTTACCACTAATTCCGGAACGGTCAACGGCAGCAGCGACCCAAGCGATTCTGATCCTAATGCCACCACCGGCGTAACGGAGGTAACCGACCTGACTGCCGGTGAAGTGGATCTGACATGGGATGCAGGTATCATTATTCAGACCGGGCCTTATAATTTAGGAAATTTTGTTTGGAGTGACATCAATAATAACGGCAAAGCAGATCCTTTTGAACCGGGTATCAACGGAGTGAGTGTTATCCTGTACGAAGACCGTAATAACAACAGCAAGCCGGACCCGGATGAATATGTCACTTCCACTACCACAACAACTGTAACGGGGATTGTAGGTACGTATACATTTACCAATCTGCCGGGAGGTAATTACATTGTTCAGATTCCGGATGCCAATTTCTTAGGACCACTCAAAGACTTTGTAAGCAGTACCGGCAATGACCCTGCCCCGGACCCTGATGATAATATTGAAAACGATGATAACGGTTCTGCCGTTACAGGTTGCGGTATTATCAGTAAACCAATAACGTTGGCAAATAACGCCGAGCCTTTAGACGGAGGTATCACAAATTACAGCGTAGACTTTGGTTTTTATAAATGTACGAAGCCAAATTATAAGATGGAGGTTATCCAGCCGACCTGTGCCGGAGGCAAAGGCAGCATTTTGTTAGGCCCCGGTACCGGAGGTGATAAAGTAGCCTTCACAACAGGCGATATTACCACCATTCCAACCTACGCCAACGCGACGCTTGTCAGCAGTCTGGCAGGTGGTGTCATTGTAGGAAATATTAGTAACCCGGCTTCTGATGTTACGTATCTTGTCAGAATCTATAATGGTGAAGACGGTTGCTATAAAGATTTCATGTTTACGATCAAGCCATTGATCTGCTGCACCAAACCGGTAGCCGTTGCCACTCCCAAAACGCAAACTATTTGCGTTGGCGGGACGATAACATCTTACACCACTACCCCAAGCGCAGGTATAGAGTACCAATGGTACGGTCCTTTAGCGGATACAACAGGCAGTTTAGGAACGGCTATTTCGGGACAAACCTTGGCTGCTTACACCCCAACAGGTGCAGCGCTGACAAGTGCAGGTACAAAATATTATGCCGTAATTGTCAACACTACCGGTGATATCACCTGCGCTGATACGGCATTTGTACAGTTGATTGTCAATGCAAAGCCCAACATCGCTGACGGTACAGCCGCCATTTGTGCAGGAGAAAGTGTGGATTTAACGTCTAAAATCACCAATTACGCTGCTTTACTGAGTCCTGTTTGGACTGTAGCCACGGCAGGAGGCACGGCAGTCACCGCGCCAACGGCCGTTAAACCAACTGCCACTACGACCTACGTATTGGTAGCACAAAATGCCTCCGGTTGCAAAGACACCGCTAACGTGGTCGTAACAGTCAATCCTAAGCCCAATGCAGGCAAGGATACCACTATGGCCTGTGTGAATCCTGCAACGAACACTTTAGCTACTTCAATCACTCTTGCACCAACACCATCAGGCGGCACTTTCACTCAAATTGGAACAACCCCTGCTACGGCAACCATCAATGGAAACGCGGTAACTAATATGACCGTCGCCGGAACCTATCAGTTTGTTTACACTACTGCCTCAGGCTGCAAAGACACCATAGCTGTGACAGTACAACCTTGTACAGGTTGTGTTAAACCCGATGCGGGGCCCGATGCGCCGGCCGTTTGTCAGCCTGTCACGACGGCCAAACTCACCGCTGTGACCGCAGGAGGAACCTGGGCCGCCCAAAGCGGCAACCCCGCTACGGCTTCCATTGATGCCGCAGGTAACATCACCGGTTTGAGCGCTGCAGGAACCTATAAATTTATCTACTCCGTCACCGGCGGTGGAATTATCTGTACCGATACGGCGCAGGTAGTTGTCAATGCGAAGCCCAACATCGCTGACGGTACAGCCGCCATTTGTGCAGGAGAAAGTGTGGATTTAACGTCTAAAATCACCAATTACGCTGCTTTACTGAGTCCTGTTTGGACTGTAGCCACGGCAGGAGGCACGGCAGTCACCGCGCCAACGGCCGTTAAACCAACTGCCACTACGACCTACGTATTGGTAGCACAAAATGCCTCCGGTTGCAAAGACACCGCTAACGTGGTCGTAACAGTCAATCCTAAGCCCACCATTACTGTTGCCAATGGCTTCCCGGCCTGCCGCCAAAACGGCACCGCTTACACGATTAAATTTGTTGCCACGGGAGGCACCGTGACAACCGTTCCGGGTTTGACCGTCACAGGCGATAGTATCGCCAATATCCCATTGACGACGGCAAGTGTGAAACTCATTATCACCGGCACAGGCGGTTGTAAAGACAGTATCATCGTCACAGCCCCCGTCTGTAACCAACCGGTGGGCAGCATCGGTGACCTGATCTGGAAAGATGCCAACGACAACGGATTGCAGGACTTGCTTACGGAAAAAGGCGTAGCCGGCGTAAAAGTAAATCTCTACGCCGCGGCCGCAGGCACTAAAACAGGCGCAGTGCTTCAAACCAAAACCACGGGCACGGACGGCTTGTACCTGTTCACGGGATTATTGGCAGGCGATTACATCGTTGAGATCGACAAAACGAGCCTGAAAGATACCTGCGTCATTACTGCTAAACAGAACGTTGGCAATGACGACACCAAAGATTCCGACTTCAACCCCACCTCGGGCCTGAGTCAGGTCATTACGCTTGCACCGGTGTTTAACCCAACAACTCCTTCAGACATTCTGAAGACGAATAATCTGACGGTGGATGCCGGCTTGGTAGTGCCATGTATCAAATCCAAAGTAACGGTAACGGCCGGCCCTGTTTGTTCGGCCGATGTCCAAACCTACAGCCTGAGCTTTAGTGTAAGCAATAAGGTGGGTACGGTGAAAGTTAATAATGGAGTTCTGACGGGCACCAATCCCTACACCGTTACGGGCATTCCTTCGGGAACTTCGGTGAAGATCACCGACAGTCTGAGTGCTGTATGTAAATTCGACACGCTGATCACCGGACCGAATTGTAATTGTAATCCGCCATTACCGGTATTGGTTACCCCAACCTTAACCGCCTGTATCGGTGATACCTTCCCGACCATCAAGACAACTGTCGTTGGTTTGGCTACGGTCGAGTGGTTTACGCAGCCAACGGGCGGAACAGCCGTCTTTACGGGACTTAATTTTAAACCTACAGGATTAGTCACGGCGGGCGGGGCAGTTTTCTACGCTCAGGCTCGCAGTACCGACCCTGCCTGTCCCGCTGCCATCAGTACAAGCCGCGTCATGGCTACCGTTAATGCGCAGAACTGTACGGTGACCATTGACCTGGCCCTGAAGAAGGCCATCAGCAAAAAAATCGCACAACTCGGTGATGAGTTAACGTATACGCTCAAGGTCTTCAACCAACAGAATACTGCCGCCACCGGCGTCGAAGTGACGGATAGCCTCGCCACTACGGTACAGTTTGTAACGGGTAGTTTCACGGCAAGTCGCGGCAGTGCCACTATTACTGGCAACGTCATTAAATGGACCATTGGGGATATTGCAGCCAACGCAGGTACCAACGGTGACACGGTGACGCTGGTTTATAAAGTGAAAGCCATTCTTCCGGGTATCCACCTGAACACGGCCGAAATCAGCAAGACCAACGAAAAGGACATTGACTCCACGCCGGGGAACGGCAAGGCAGGGGAGGATGATATCGAAAGCCAGTGCTTTACGGTTCCGATTAAGTTATGTCCGAGCGAAAAAGTGCAGGCTTCGGTTCCGGAGAATTTAACGAATGTGCAATGGTTCAGAAATGGGGAAACCACTCCGATTGCTTCGGGTAATACAGTTTTATTGACCCAGGTAGGCACATATACGTTCACGGCGACGAATCAGACGTGTCCTGCCAACGGCTGTTGTCCGGTCATTATTGAGCCGGGAGCGAACTGTTGTCCTGAGGATCTATGCATTCCGTTTACCGTAAAAAAATTAAAGAAAAATTAA
- a CDS encoding helix-turn-helix domain-containing protein, whose protein sequence is MPYYFSFEGNHLESFKNELHEFISSNGTTTDNCFKITAFFEQLPPRCHYLQFNILTNSPIEFSQKIATNIQGTSDLLICFFDGNHALNIQIGESKTEISTRGVAIVSHKTPFNIQLPESYKGFLCFFSISAKGWSQHLTTYFTFPCKLLPISALNIHYIHQLRAELFIESGKVHLERTIVINQLLYQFLSELITDFRQVNNNNSIEQVKQLLLTNLSTPLPPLEKLAQLCNMSVSTFRARFQQNTGSSAKKFFYDAQMNFATRLLSEGFSTKEIANRLGYANASNFIHAFKRKFGVSPLKHK, encoded by the coding sequence ATGCCTTATTATTTTTCATTTGAGGGAAATCACCTGGAAAGTTTCAAAAATGAATTACATGAATTTATAAGTTCCAATGGAACGACCACTGATAACTGCTTCAAGATTACAGCTTTCTTCGAGCAGCTGCCTCCCCGATGTCATTATTTACAGTTTAATATTTTAACGAATTCACCTATCGAGTTTTCACAAAAAATCGCAACGAACATACAGGGAACTTCCGATTTACTTATTTGCTTTTTTGATGGAAACCACGCATTGAACATACAGATCGGAGAATCCAAAACAGAAATATCAACTCGTGGAGTAGCTATAGTATCCCACAAAACGCCCTTTAACATTCAGTTACCGGAGTCATATAAAGGTTTTTTGTGTTTTTTTTCCATTTCGGCCAAAGGGTGGAGTCAACATTTGACTACCTATTTTACATTTCCTTGCAAACTCCTGCCTATTTCCGCTTTGAATATCCATTACATACATCAGCTGAGAGCAGAATTATTTATTGAATCCGGAAAGGTTCATTTAGAGCGTACGATTGTAATCAATCAACTGCTGTATCAGTTCCTCAGCGAGTTGATTACAGATTTCAGGCAAGTCAATAACAACAATTCAATTGAGCAGGTTAAGCAATTGCTGCTGACAAATCTGTCCACTCCACTTCCTCCATTGGAAAAGTTGGCACAATTGTGCAATATGAGTGTCAGTACATTCAGAGCACGATTTCAACAAAATACGGGTAGCTCAGCCAAGAAGTTTTTTTATGATGCACAAATGAACTTTGCTACCAGACTGCTTTCGGAAGGCTTTAGCACCAAAGAAATAGCCAATCGCCTCGGCTACGCAAACGCGTCCAACTTTATCCATGCCTTCAAACGAAAATTCGGGGTTTCGCCCTTAAAACATAAATAA